From one Aquicella lusitana genomic stretch:
- a CDS encoding accessory factor UbiK family protein — MKPKTWKGIERMTKTDLLKKLAAQLTDALPSHLSTFKKDFEKNCQRILSRTFTKFDLVTREEFDTQTKVLLRSRKKLEELETHIKQLETLLKNKRHK, encoded by the coding sequence ATGAAGCCAAAAACATGGAAGGGGATTGAACGCATGACCAAAACAGACTTGCTCAAAAAGCTTGCTGCTCAATTAACGGATGCTCTGCCGTCACATTTAAGCACCTTCAAAAAGGATTTTGAAAAAAATTGCCAGCGCATCCTTTCCCGAACGTTTACCAAATTTGACCTGGTCACGCGCGAAGAATTTGATACGCAGACCAAAGTATTACTGCGTTCACGCAAAAAACTGGAAGAGCTTGAAACGCATATCAAACAACTGGAAACGTTATTAAAAAATAAACGCCATAAATAA
- the hemC gene encoding hydroxymethylbilane synthase: MTKRHLVIATRESPLALQQAESIKQLLIAHHPHLSVDLLGITTQADKRLDVTLTEIGGKGLFVKELEEALLDGRADIAAHSMKDVPMDLPPGLSLPVMIEREDPRDVFVSNNYASLDQMGSGTALGTSSLRRQTQLRAQRPDLAFENLRGNIHTRLKRLDKGDFDAIVLAAAGLKRMHLDARIRSYLSVEQSLPAAGQGALGIECREEDEPILSLIKPLNHAVTYACVSAERALCRRLGGGCKVPVAAYAQIHHGLLTLHGLVANRNGTRILRVRHEGDPHCADSVGIRAAEELIQQGAEKILKEFID, encoded by the coding sequence ATGACTAAACGACATCTTGTGATTGCAACCCGCGAGAGCCCGCTTGCCCTGCAGCAGGCTGAATCGATCAAACAGTTATTAATTGCCCATCACCCGCATTTGTCCGTTGATTTGCTTGGCATCACCACGCAAGCGGATAAGCGGCTGGACGTGACCTTAACAGAAATCGGTGGAAAGGGGTTGTTTGTAAAGGAATTGGAGGAAGCGCTTCTGGACGGACGTGCCGATATTGCGGCGCATTCCATGAAAGATGTGCCGATGGATTTGCCGCCTGGGCTGAGCTTGCCAGTGATGATTGAGCGTGAAGACCCGCGGGATGTATTTGTCTCCAACAACTACGCTTCGCTCGATCAAATGGGCAGCGGGACTGCACTGGGGACGTCCAGTTTGCGGCGCCAGACCCAGTTGCGCGCGCAGCGCCCGGATCTGGCCTTTGAGAATTTGCGCGGCAATATCCATACACGACTTAAGCGTCTTGATAAAGGGGATTTCGATGCCATCGTGCTGGCAGCGGCGGGTCTTAAGCGCATGCATCTGGATGCGCGCATCCGCAGTTATCTGTCCGTTGAGCAGTCCTTGCCTGCGGCGGGACAAGGTGCCTTGGGCATTGAATGCCGGGAAGAGGACGAGCCTATTCTGTCGCTGATTAAGCCACTCAATCATGCGGTCACTTATGCTTGCGTGAGTGCCGAGCGCGCGCTTTGCCGCCGGTTGGGCGGTGGCTGTAAGGTGCCGGTTGCGGCTTATGCGCAGATTCATCATGGTTTGCTGACTTTGCACGGTCTTGTCGCAAACCGTAACGGGACGCGTATTCTCCGTGTCAGGCATGAGGGCGATCCTCATTGTGCAGATAGCGTCGGGATACGTGCCGCGGAAGAATTAATACAGCAGGGTGCTGAGAAAATTTTAAAAGAATTTATTGATTAA
- a CDS encoding uroporphyrinogen-III synthase: MNDSACLTILVTRPDPAGSMLCALIKAEGDQAVHLPAMRFEPLVDQPDFQSALDHLGEQDWVLFVSPQAVYASIAAIRKKWPVLPPQLKFAAVGEGTAKALKEAGYLMAVHPQGEWNSESVLELPAFRSVAGQKIAIIQGEGGRERLPKALADRGATITQLIAYQRQLPNVEMAPFIKLLNQRGLDAVICTSFEGVQNIKKLFTDASWPILRSTPLIVVSERIKTLAHALGFQTIWVARNASHPAILECLVQKRKEIWQIKQTK, from the coding sequence ATGAACGATTCAGCCTGTCTCACTATTCTGGTAACGCGTCCTGATCCCGCGGGATCAATGCTTTGTGCGCTGATTAAAGCAGAAGGAGATCAGGCGGTGCATCTTCCCGCAATGCGTTTTGAGCCGCTAGTGGATCAACCCGATTTTCAGTCCGCACTCGATCATCTGGGGGAGCAGGACTGGGTGCTCTTCGTCAGCCCGCAGGCGGTTTATGCCAGTATTGCAGCGATTCGGAAGAAATGGCCTGTGCTGCCGCCACAGCTTAAATTTGCCGCCGTAGGTGAAGGCACGGCGAAGGCATTGAAAGAGGCGGGTTATTTGATGGCTGTGCATCCGCAGGGAGAATGGAACAGTGAAAGCGTGCTGGAATTGCCGGCTTTTCGGTCGGTAGCAGGCCAAAAAATTGCAATCATTCAGGGCGAAGGCGGTCGCGAGCGTTTACCTAAAGCCTTGGCTGACCGCGGCGCGACAATCACACAGCTCATCGCGTATCAGCGCCAATTGCCCAATGTGGAAATGGCGCCTTTTATTAAATTATTAAACCAGCGGGGGTTAGATGCAGTGATCTGCACTTCGTTTGAAGGCGTGCAAAATATTAAAAAATTATTTACGGACGCAAGCTGGCCCATTCTCCGCAGCACACCGCTTATTGTGGTCAGCGAAAGGATAAAAACGCTTGCACACGCTTTGGGTTTTCAGACAATATGGGTAGCACGCAACGCAAGCCATCCTGCTATTTTGGAATGTCTAGTGCAGAAAAGGAAGGAAATATGGCAGATAAAACAGACGAAATAA